A window of Micropterus dolomieu isolate WLL.071019.BEF.003 ecotype Adirondacks unplaced genomic scaffold, ASM2129224v1 contig_12704, whole genome shotgun sequence contains these coding sequences:
- the LOC123966108 gene encoding G2/M phase-specific E3 ubiquitin-protein ligase-like isoform X1: MSNPSRPVEQTPAAPPIAVGTTSPAPSPPIHTSSPAPSPPIHTSSPAPSPPIHTSSPAPSPAHNHFYISSAPSSPYQEGTEEAFDIAVALRSLQSRVHHLAPTANQINVLRNEEFECAERAFRRPAFNPQSKLDIVFIDEDGQGEGAIDDGGPTREFCRLLMQQLQEHQIFEGPLEARTLALDSVALHNNTYRLVGQMLAVCLIHGGVSPHFFSKRLFNQVCGLPPSPATIEEVVDHSLRAKLEKISSAVALQDARQAVNEAAEELAMMGALRHLRSLDHRGELMEAVLQFHCEGRIYAALQQFKEGLTSLGVLDEVTSHPQDFEKVFLQDTTTLKASDIVGVFQARCRSLHQIGGGWKPGPLYSGKTGSWRWKVDLLDQSHWSRS, from the exons ATGTCAAACCCCTCCAGACCAGTGGAACAAACACCAGCTGCACCACCAATTGCAGTTGGGACAACTTCTCCTGCTCCATCTCCACCAATCCACACCTCTTCTCCTGCTCCATCTCCACCAATCCACACCTCTTCTCCTGCTCCATCTCCACCAATCCACACCTcttcacctgctccatctccaGCTCACAATCATTTCTATATATCCTCCGCACCATCGAGCCCATACCAGGAGGGAACTGAAGA AGCTTTTGACATCGCTGTGGCACTTCGATCCCTACAATCAAGGGTTCACCATCTGGCTCCCACAGCCAATCAGATAAATGTTCTTCGCAATGAAGAATTTGAATGTGCCGAGAGAGCCTTCCGGCGACCAGCCTTCAATCCACAGTCCAAGCTGGACATCGTTTTCATAGATGAGGATGGTCAAGGAGAAGGTGCCATCGACGATGGTGGGCCAACAAGGGAATTTTGTAGGTTGCTAATGCAACAACTCCAGGAGCATCAAATATTTGAAGGGCCTCTTGAAGCCCGTACCCTGGCCCTTGACAGTGTtg CTCTTCACAACAACACTTATAGACTTGTGGGCCAAATGTTGGCAGTTTGTCTCATCCATGGAGGGGTGTCGCCACACTTTTTTTCCAAGAGGCTTTTTAATCAAGTCTGTGGTCTTCCACCTAGTCCAGCAACCATTGAAGAGGTGGTAGACCACAGCCTTAGGGCAAAACTGGAGAAG ataagcAGTGCAGTAGCGCTACAGGATGCAAGGCAGGCTGTCAATGAAGCGGCCGAAGAGTTGGCAATGATGGGAGCCCTACGGCACCTCCGCTCGTTGGACCACAGGGGGGAATTGATGGAAGCTGTCCTCCAGTTCCACTGTGAAGGCCGAATCTATGCAGCCCTCCAACA ATTCAAAGAAGGACTAACTTCACTTGGTGTCCTGGATGAAGTCACCTCACATCCACAAGACTTTGAAAAAGTCTTCCTCCAGGACACAACAACCCTAAAGGCCAGCGACATTGTGGGGGTGTTCCAGGCCAGATGCCGATCCCTTCATCAAATAGGAGGCGGTTGGAAGCCAGGACCATTGTATTCTGGAAAGACTGGCTCCTGGAGGTGGAAG GTGGACTTGCTGGACCAATCACACTGGAGCAGGTCCTAA
- the LOC123966108 gene encoding G2/M phase-specific E3 ubiquitin-protein ligase-like isoform X2, producing MSNPSRPVEQTPAAPPIAVGTTSPAPSPPIHTSSPAPSPPIHTSSPAPSPPIHTSSPAPSPAHNHFYISSAPSSPYQEGTEEAFDIAVALRSLQSRVHHLAPTANQINVLRNEEFECAERAFRRPAFNPQSKLDIVFIDEDGQGEGAIDDGGPTREFSLHNNTYRLVGQMLAVCLIHGGVSPHFFSKRLFNQVCGLPPSPATIEEVVDHSLRAKLEKISSAVALQDARQAVNEAAEELAMMGALRHLRSLDHRGELMEAVLQFHCEGRIYAALQQFKEGLTSLGVLDEVTSHPQDFEKVFLQDTTTLKASDIVGVFQARCRSLHQIGGGWKPGPLYSGKTGSWRWKVDLLDQSHWSRS from the exons ATGTCAAACCCCTCCAGACCAGTGGAACAAACACCAGCTGCACCACCAATTGCAGTTGGGACAACTTCTCCTGCTCCATCTCCACCAATCCACACCTCTTCTCCTGCTCCATCTCCACCAATCCACACCTCTTCTCCTGCTCCATCTCCACCAATCCACACCTcttcacctgctccatctccaGCTCACAATCATTTCTATATATCCTCCGCACCATCGAGCCCATACCAGGAGGGAACTGAAGA AGCTTTTGACATCGCTGTGGCACTTCGATCCCTACAATCAAGGGTTCACCATCTGGCTCCCACAGCCAATCAGATAAATGTTCTTCGCAATGAAGAATTTGAATGTGCCGAGAGAGCCTTCCGGCGACCAGCCTTCAATCCACAGTCCAAGCTGGACATCGTTTTCATAGATGAGGATGGTCAAGGAGAAGGTGCCATCGACGATGGTGGGCCAACAAGGGAATTTT CTCTTCACAACAACACTTATAGACTTGTGGGCCAAATGTTGGCAGTTTGTCTCATCCATGGAGGGGTGTCGCCACACTTTTTTTCCAAGAGGCTTTTTAATCAAGTCTGTGGTCTTCCACCTAGTCCAGCAACCATTGAAGAGGTGGTAGACCACAGCCTTAGGGCAAAACTGGAGAAG ataagcAGTGCAGTAGCGCTACAGGATGCAAGGCAGGCTGTCAATGAAGCGGCCGAAGAGTTGGCAATGATGGGAGCCCTACGGCACCTCCGCTCGTTGGACCACAGGGGGGAATTGATGGAAGCTGTCCTCCAGTTCCACTGTGAAGGCCGAATCTATGCAGCCCTCCAACA ATTCAAAGAAGGACTAACTTCACTTGGTGTCCTGGATGAAGTCACCTCACATCCACAAGACTTTGAAAAAGTCTTCCTCCAGGACACAACAACCCTAAAGGCCAGCGACATTGTGGGGGTGTTCCAGGCCAGATGCCGATCCCTTCATCAAATAGGAGGCGGTTGGAAGCCAGGACCATTGTATTCTGGAAAGACTGGCTCCTGGAGGTGGAAG GTGGACTTGCTGGACCAATCACACTGGAGCAGGTCCTAA